DNA sequence from the Arthrobacter crystallopoietes genome:
GAACTTGCGTACTTTTCCTTCCGCCTGTTTGGTCTCCATGGCTGCTAAGTCAGTCATGCCCAGGTAAACAAACGGTGCATTCGACATGAACGCGGCATACTTCTGCTGCGTTTCACTCCGCCTTGGCGGCCTCGAGCTCCTCCCCCAGACGGTCGACCAGGGTCAGCATGTAGGTCCGGGTGACGTGGTTGAAGTCCCGGTAAAGCATGACATTCCCGATGACCATCGGGCAGGAATCCGCGCCGCAGAACTTGTCCGAGAGGTCGACTACCCGGGCCCGCGGTGCCAGAGCGGCTGACTCGCGGGTGATGTCTTGGCCGTCGAAGCCCTCGGACCGCGGCTGGCTGCAGCGCTCGGGCTCGCCGTAGTGCAGATCCACGCAGTCCCGTGGGTCCGCTCCCGGCCGCGGTGCAGGCGTGTCCACGATCGGATAGACATCGATGCCGGCATCGGCCAGCGTGTTCCAGTACTCGGCCATGCCTGCGACTCCCGGACGGTGGCCGGTGTCCGTGTCCTCGAAGACAGAGGAGGAGAAGTAGGACGTGATGACAGCATCCACATCGCCCCGGTCGACCAAACGCTCCAGTGTCTGCGCGTTGGGTTCGGTGCAGACGGATTTACCCTCGGCCTCGAGCACCCGCCGCTCCGGCGTGAACGGGCACGAGTTGTGGATGTAGGTGACGAGGTTCCAGCCACGCTCCTTGGCCAGGACGTCCAGTGCGGGCGCCCACTGCCCCGCATGGGAGTCTCCCACCAGCGCAACGGTTGGTCCGCCGTCGTTCTTGCGGTAGTCGTATTCGCACTCCGGCGTCTCGGCGTCGCGCTGCTGCGCCACGCAGTCGCCGAAGTCGAACTCGTCCTCCACCGCCTTGTTCGGATCCGGCACGATGGCTTCATTCGCGCCGGCGAAGCTCTTGTCGGCGCTGGCGTCCATCGCCTTCGCACCGAATTGCGACGGCGGGGCCTCCAGCAGCTGCTGCGTCTGCACCGCGCGCTCGGCCACCAGCTGCTCGCGCTGCTGCCCGGGGGCCAGCGCGAGCGTCCCGATCAGCCCCATGGCCACAATGCCGGCGCCGATGGGACGCCACGGATGCGCCGACAGCCAGCCGGCTTTGCGGACCGGGGTCTCGATGAAGTAGTAGCTCGCCGCCGCCGGTCCCAGCGAGGCCGCCAGCAGGAGCAGGCTCTCCCACGGGCTCGGGGGCCGGTCCGCGAGGGTGCGGTAGTACACCACCAGCGGCCAGTGCCAGAGGTAAAGGGAGTAGGACACGTTGCCCAGCCACTGCACGGGCTTGCGGTCGATGACGGCGTGCAGCGAAGCGGCGCCGGTGGTGCGGCCGGCGGCGATGACCGCCATGGTCCCGAGCACGGGCAGCAGCGCGGCCGCGCCGGGGAAGGGTGTGGCGCCACTGAAGGCCAGGGCTGCGGTGAGAATGGCGGCCGCCCCGGCCAGCGCCAGGACCTTGCGGATGCGCAGCCAGCGGTCTGTATAGGTCAACGTCGCCGCGAGCAGGCCGCCGAGGGCGAGTTCCCAGATCCGGGTGGGGGTGATGAAGTATGCGGCCGGATTGCCTGTGGCCGTGAACCAGATGCTGAAGACCAGCGACGCCGCCGCCACCACGGCGAAGACCGGCACCACGGCAGGCAGCTGTCGCCCGTGCTTACCCCGCCAGCGCCGGCCGAGCGCCACGGCGAGGAGCATCAGCAGCGGCCAGAACAGGTAGAACTGTTCCTCCACAGCCAGCGACCAGAAGTGCTGCAGCGGGGTGGCGCTGTTGCCGGCCGCCATGTAGTCGGTGGAGTCGGCGGCGAGCACCCAGTTCTGCGTGTAGAACGTGGAGGCCAGCGCCTGCGAACCGATCCTGCCCCACTGGGTCGCCGGGCTCAGCAGGAAAGTGGCAAGGCAGACCGCGGCGATGGTCACCAGGGCTGCGGGCAGGATGCGCCGGGCCCGCGCCGCCCAGAACGCGGACAATGAGAGTCTGCCCGTCCGCTTGACCTCGCGCAGCATGTGCCCGGTGATCAGGAACCCGGAGATGACGAAAAAGACATCCACGCCGACAAAGCCGCCGGGCAGCCACCCGGGCTGCAGGTGGTAGATCACCACGAGCAGCACGGCGAGGGCACGCAGCGCCTGGACTTCGGGCAGGAATTTGCGCCGCTGCGGCTTGGCAGCGGGCAGCTCTCCCCCGGCTTCGGCGGCTTGTCTGGTCAATTCAGGCATAGACAGCCAATATAACAAAAAGATAACAGGCTG
Encoded proteins:
- a CDS encoding acyltransferase family protein, whose protein sequence is MPELTRQAAEAGGELPAAKPQRRKFLPEVQALRALAVLLVVIYHLQPGWLPGGFVGVDVFFVISGFLITGHMLREVKRTGRLSLSAFWAARARRILPAALVTIAAVCLATFLLSPATQWGRIGSQALASTFYTQNWVLAADSTDYMAAGNSATPLQHFWSLAVEEQFYLFWPLLMLLAVALGRRWRGKHGRQLPAVVPVFAVVAAASLVFSIWFTATGNPAAYFITPTRIWELALGGLLAATLTYTDRWLRIRKVLALAGAAAILTAALAFSGATPFPGAAALLPVLGTMAVIAAGRTTGAASLHAVIDRKPVQWLGNVSYSLYLWHWPLVVYYRTLADRPPSPWESLLLLAASLGPAAASYYFIETPVRKAGWLSAHPWRPIGAGIVAMGLIGTLALAPGQQREQLVAERAVQTQQLLEAPPSQFGAKAMDASADKSFAGANEAIVPDPNKAVEDEFDFGDCVAQQRDAETPECEYDYRKNDGGPTVALVGDSHAGQWAPALDVLAKERGWNLVTYIHNSCPFTPERRVLEAEGKSVCTEPNAQTLERLVDRGDVDAVITSYFSSSVFEDTDTGHRPGVAGMAEYWNTLADAGIDVYPIVDTPAPRPGADPRDCVDLHYGEPERCSQPRSEGFDGQDITRESAALAPRARVVDLSDKFCGADSCPMVIGNVMLYRDFNHVTRTYMLTLVDRLGEELEAAKAE